gaaacacaGCACTTAGAAAACAGAATGTCTGCACTGACAGGCCTTCCTCAATGCACTGTACAGAATTATCAGGCCCGTCTGGATACAGGCAGCGCACAACACGGTGAGGGTCACCTGACCTCTTCACACATATCCAAACCAGAAAAGATAAATGTGAAACAACCAAATAGCGCTAAGAGAGCAACGGTGACCAGGGTAAGCTGGTCAACTATACCTCATAGACTAACGAACTTACTTATAAACTTATTAGACATGCACTCCTAGTTTTTTACTCATTATGTTACACAATGTACACAAAACGGTCTTTGCTTTGGCATGGGGAGGGGTCAGCCCTACAGGACGCAGCCATCACTGCAGCCAGTAGGATTTTCTTCAGAGTGCTTCTTCAGTTGCCGGGCTCCTTTGTGGGTAATGTGCGCTGGCTGGGTGTCCAGTGTTTTCTGGATGCCGGAGTGGACCATGGGCTGTTGATGGTGGTGCAGAACAGCAGAATGTTCCGGCTCCACCTGCAGATAGGCACGCACCCGGTGGTGACTGGACGAACCGTCACTGAAGTCGATGACCCGGCACTCATAGGTACCTTCATCAGCAGGTTTCACATTGGACAGCCGCAGCTTGTGGGAGATGTTGCTCCCAGCTACCTTCACCACCTGCATCCAGGGGAGAGAATGCCATGTTGCACAACACTAAGGATTTCTCCATAAAGGCAGATCGTGGAGGTATTTTAACGCTTCACAATCTAATTTCCTGAAATCAAACGTCTAAAGTACACTTTCTGGTCATACTTTTCTAAGAACTGATGTACAACTAGAGCCAGAGTTCAGACTTAAACCAGGACTACAACTCAGTTGTAAAGAAGAACATACACAAATGGGAAATAATCATCCTAAGTTCCCCTGAGCTAATCTTTACACCATGCAAACTCAATTCTGATGGCAGAAAGTTTTAGACTCTAGTTTTGGTTGTTCCAGTGCGTATATTATTACAGGTGGTTATTAGTATTAGTACGTTATCTCTGGCTTAGAACCCACTAATGCAAATCACTGCAGGCTGACAAGTAAAGGTTCTCGATCTCCCATTAGGAGAATAGAGGTGGAGAATAGAGGTGGAGGAAGCAGTAACTTTGATACTGGAGTGAAATGGATGTTGACCTTAAAGTTCTCCAGTTGGCACCTAAAGTGGTCTACAAGCTGCCCTCCCAACTCTTACACATAATtgtaacaataataattttaaaaactcacaCTTATTTTGGTAGCATCCTTTGAGATCTGTTCCTGGGGTACCACCTGCATTGAGGAAAATACTGAAGTCGGTAAGACTAAAAAAAGTCAGTCACTGCAAAATAGCGAACATGTGACTTGGGCTGCGAGGCTGAAATGGGGACATCATTTGGTGGAATGAGCTTTACAACATGGAGGGTAAATTTATGATAAAAATAAAGGggtaagaaaaataaaacaataacgtTTGGGCTGTTGGGATCTGAATATGCGGTTGGAAACCTGGCTAGAGAGAAGAAGGGTATATACTAGTGGTCTCCAACATGCCACTTGCCAATGAGTAGGTCCTTTTTAGAAATAATGTGACTCAGCGGGTTTGTGCATGTGATCAGATGGTTGTTGGTTtgagcccagcctcagcagaataatcacatgtctgtgggcccttgagcaagacccttaattcCCAACCTTTTCCCTTATACACATGTACATTGGGGCACAACAAGAAATTTCACTTAATCTCGGATGACaagctcaagtaacctttcctcgtatgacattcctctaagaccaggaatcatttttgtggccctacgctgcaccttttctaaggccacaatgtcctttttaagatatggtgaccaaacctgcacacaatattctaggtgaggtctcaccaaggaattgtataatcttagcattacctcccttgacttatactccacacacatggagatatatcccaacatcctattggccttttttattgcttccccacactggcgagaatgggacatggaagcatcaacatacacaccaaggtctttttcacgatcagctacctttatttcagtgggacccataaaatacctgtactttatatttctgctccctacatggagtaccttacatttgtctacattaaatttcatctgccaggtatcggcccagtcactaattaaatcaagatcccgctgtagctgctgagccgctaattcagtatctgctacaccacccaccttggtgtcatctgcaaatttcaccagtttactgtatatattggtatctatatcatttatgtaaattagaaaaaatagtggtcctaaaatcgaaccctgcggtaccccactatggacacaggcccactgtgacattgtgcctcttataactactcgctgtttcctatctgttaaccagttatcaatccaggtcgctacggtacctaaaatacctgtcgctttgagtttaagtaggagcctcttgtgggggacaacatcaaaagccttttggaaatctaagtagataacatcataggccttcttatcatcaacttcctgagtagcttcctcaaaaaactccaacagattcgttaaacaggatctacctctcctaaatctcgtagacttagatattcctgctttattctgtcatcatcagttattttccattgctggaacaaagcccttttcctccttactttatactttatttccctagtaaaccacctaggttgcaatttcctagatttattcttgctggaaacaggtatgaagtcctcttgcacttgcaataatgtgcttttaaaaaattcccaggactcttcaacagttttgttatttaactccatccagttcacagtttctagttttagtctcatacacttaaagtcagccttcctaacattatatatttttgatttggacttagctcttcgaacactaaacttaacctcaaatttgaccatgttatgatcgctactgtcaagtggttctaaaacgtctaatttaccaatcctgtcctggttattagagagaacaagatcaagaatggcatctcccctggtagaggtgttaaactgagtaaaaaaacaatcctgtactaattccaccatctccagttcattttcagaagagccagtgacaatgtcccactgcatcccTGGTAGATTACAAtctcccataactaccacatcatttttattgctcataatcctaatatcactgtataataatctgctttcctcagcagctacattaggtgttctgtaacaaacaccgacaattaggctatttgagtttttagcatctaattttacccatattgcttctgtagttttatttatatcagtaagttcccttgcctgcaagttttcctttacatatactgcaacaccacctccctttttaccTATACGAtctttacggaacaacgtgtaaccatccatattatattcttgtccatccttttctctcaaccatgtttcagttattcctataatatcataagagttcaatgagataaaagcctctaaatcatgaattttattcctaatactcctagcgcttaaatacagacaacaaagggtagacctattacggtgcccacttataatatgattatttggggctttccgtttccccccacttacatacttaactaacctccctgcccccccccagtccctagtttaaacattcctcaactgcTCTACatatacgcctccccaatacactggttcccctctggttcaggtgcaacccatccggcttgtacaggtcccacctgttccaaaaggtcctccaatgccccataaacctaaacccctctttcctacaccatccttttagccacgcatttaatctccttatctcagctaagttagcctgacttgcacgtggcacggggagtatttcagagaataccaccgtggacgttctgcttctaagcttattggcgacttctataaatttatcctgcagaacagcccttctacccttgcctatgtcgttggtgccaacatgcaccacaacaactggatccaccccagctggggccaaaagcttgtccatacgatctggaaggtctcctacctgggcaccaggcaggcaagacaccgtacgggaccctctatcacacgtgcacacataactgtctactcccctaataatggaatcccccactaccacaacctccctcttcctggggggagggggctcctcagtgcccaagggcccacctgcctccccagtcccttccggctctaaagctggaagaacctaaaacctgttcgacacagtcacctcaggtgatgccacCTCTataacgtgtgtacgccctttcctgcgtctacaacctacggtcacccagctctctcgacctctctgctcttcgttctccctcctccccgctagtggcgtacacaccttctccctaaaagacgtattaacttgctcctctaactcactgttgcattggatgagagccagttgctcctcaaggtcgcgaaccttgaccatgagcgagtccactagcttacatcgctcgcagatgaagtccgactggacactaacgtccagaagggcaaacatgttgcaaacgcaacactgagccggctccataattaactaactcactatgaccccgtacccagcccagtaaatttatatagtgtatttaactttaaagattaattagcgtaacgttaaatgcaataaagtgccgagtacactaaaataagttacttgtgttgaaacggaacttaattattatgtttatttaaaattttaaatccgataaatttactactacttaccaaaagaacttctgcctgaaccaagtatgaactaaaaacaaagcgaaatcgaagttgctcttgggaggtcgaaaaaccacaaaaaccccctcacagcaggctactgccggagcggggaaaaaagtggaaaatgtcctcccggccccgactggcgaccgagcaaagctcaggagcaactgtccttttccgGCGCTGGGTAACGTTACCGACGCTAGATATTATTAGCTGTtatcgccccgccggtgtttgtTACGGAGTTAAACGCGAACATAAAATGCTGCTCACTGTCCGTAACAATCGCGCTGTTAAttaacagacaggacagacaagcactcacgccgaccgaaataagaacaataaatagaaataaaacagCCACCCACgtaaacaattaaagcacacaaacactcaaaaTATACGTTCAAAACACTCCAAaaacaatcccaaaacaatcgcTGCAGCTCAACACCACTCTCTCCACTCTCTCGCTTCTAACCCCATGTTTTGTATGTTAAACAAACATGTATGTTAAATGTCAGTAGATTGTAAGCCTAATGctgtttttgtcatttatcttgGGAGGCCTATTCATTAAGAacacattcatttcatttttattgtgttttaaacTTTATATTATGTaagttttaaatataaattacagcAAATCATTTTTCTTGTATTATTTCAAACATGTAGCTGCCCAGATTGATTGATTTGAAGGAGCACCTCTCActgttggagacccctgctttaCTGTATGTCATTGGTGAAAATAACGTTTTCCCTCTGTTTTCCTCATGTGTTTACACTAGCCCAGGCAGAAATATGATTTTGACCAGATACGTCTGTGGAATGCTGACATCATATCTATATGGAAACATTTAAACGTTTTCATAACACCTATGGTTAAAAATTACATCGATCCAGTATGTCTTTCGGgtcagtttttcagttaataatGGCTTTCTTTGTGAACCAATTTGTAAAAGCAGGGGAGGTTAAGGGGTGTCCTCTGCTTGACGTTAATTAATACTGCTTAACTCAAATGAAGGGCCCCTTAATGGGTTTTGCTatggagtaaaaaaaaataaagctggCTACTACAATCGAAAACAGACATGGTCATGAATAATACAAGACAGAAGTGAGTGGATTTCGATTTACATTTCCCCCTCCTTCAAAGTGCCACAAAACACAGTGTGGGGTTGAAAGTTTACAGTAAGTGGAAATATACCTCATATTGTTGCTCTCAGCAATGAGATCATACATTCTTAATATGCTTTTTCTGTACTTTCCAAGAAATAACATCTGCTATATACCAGCTATGCATTATTCAATATAAGACTGCACTCCAAGTGCACCGGCAGAAGAAAACATATCAGTACAATATGGTCTAGTACAACTAAAGGTGATGCTTACAAGCTATACTTTTTTTACTTCTACTTTTCCTACTTTCCAAACTAAGTAAACATTCATTAGTACCAGTTTGTAAATACTATTCAATACTTATGCATTATAAATTCTTACGtctacattataatgtaattttGTTTGTACATGAGGGAATTTTGAGAGGTTGGTGAAACATTAATTTAGCCACTACTTTTAGAGGCTGCATATTCTCATAATTTGTGTGTATAATTGAAAGTGCAATGCAATATTTAAAAAGACTGCTGCATTGCTGTTAGCACGCACTAGAGGAGGTCCAGAAATTCAAGATATGTGTGCCTGTCTGACATAACAGGTTCAACTGTAGTGCTCAGACCAGCAGTTACAACTAGATTTTCAACCAATCGATCCTATATCCCACTTTGGCCATACCTGATTGGTATTCCAGACCTGGTTGTCTGTCCAGTCTTTGTAGTTCCTGATGTACCACCACTGGATTTCCAGGGAGTATGAGGGTGAGCCTGCTCCCCGGAAAGAACAGGCCATCTCCACGTCCTCTCCACTCTGTGCCGTGATGTCATGGGGCACCTCCGTGAAAAATGCTAACAGAGAAGAAGGGGACAAAGCATGTGAAACCATGAATTAGTATTTTGACTTAACTGCTTGAGGAGGTAATTTAACCTCAGTGAATCACGCATACATCTTTGGGGGAAATTTAGTAGTTTCAGAAATCGTGTGCTTGAACTTTGGATGTTGTCAGGTAACAGGGTCTACTCTGACTACTATACTATCAAAGCAGACCAAGCTCAGGATAATCCGACCTGAGGCTTTATGCAAGGTTTACATAAAGAAGGCAACTGTTACCAAATGCAAAATTACGGCAGGACAACACAAGAAAGTGCAACAAACAAACTAGGATGCTTAAATAGGCTTACGGCTATTTCATACTTCATTTTTCCATGTGTGCTTTTGGTCTGCAGACAGTTGTGCATACAGGAGCTTGTGTTCATACTAAATTTGGCCACGGAAGCAAACGGTTGCAGTCGGCAGCTGCATacagcagaccaggagagggatgTATTGTAAAAAACACGACTGTGGAATATTGTCTTGACATCAAAAATGAGATATGTGGATGTCTCGGTACCTCATACAACAATTCTTCTTCTACTCAATCGTGGTTGACCTCTGCTCTGTGAAAGTCACTGCTGATACCTACAGCAAACACAATTTCCTTGCATATGCACAGACAACATGCACAGTACGACATGTAAGATCTCAACAATATCATGGCTACACAcacagtctgcagctgtgtggtACAAAcccctgataaaaaaaaaagtgaaaagtgaagtatgaattGGCCTTCAGGTGACTAACTCATGTTTAACTGAATGTGATTAACAATAAGATACAGCTGAATGTGTTGAATTTTCTAGGGAGAAAGAGTGTCAATCTGTGGGGCTCTGGTGCCCCTTTATGGTCAGACATGACAATTTCACAATTTCTCATATTTCATACTGAAACTAATACCGAGACTCAAAGTCGTCGTTAACGCAGTGCAACCGGTGCAAATGCACAGACCCCACCCTCTAGGGGGCCCCACTCAAGCGGGAAACTTGTCTAGGTATGTTATTAAATCTTTTTTGTCATTGCTTGTATGCAGCCACATTTCTTCTGAACACTCGATTTTGGCTAAATATGTAAtggtacagtcatggccaaaagttttgcCCGGGACACAAATTTTGCATTTCGCAAACTTCGCTGCTTCAGCATTTTTGGAttaatttttttacatgttTCTAATATATACTTGAATTGCAATTATAAACATTTGTCACGTTTCAAAGGCTGTTATtggcaaataaaatgtattcaaAGAGTCAGAATTTACAGTGTTGACCCTTCTTCTTCATAACTTCTGCAATTTGCTCTGACATCCTGGATTTTAGCTTCTGagccaaatcctgactgatggcGATCCTTTCTTGTCTTGTTAGTGCTCAGAGCTGATCACAGTTTGTGTGCTTCTGcttgttcacctgctttttgagATTAAGAtttggggagtttcctggccatggatCCAATTGTCAGTGTTATCTCAGTGCCAGTACGTTCTCACTTTCGTCTTGTGACATTATCTTGGAAAATACACAGATCATCAAATTGTGCCTGGACTGTTTCAATTTGAGGAAATGTAGGatgccacaccccccacccaaaaaaaaaaaaaaaaaaaaaaaaacactcaaggagaacatgcaaactctacacacaaagTGGCAATGAGTGGCAACAGTGTTATTCACTGTACCGTCATGCTGCCCTCAGTACTAGGCCTACATAATGTGCAGTGTTAATatcaacattgcatgttatgcatATGCAACTGTCACATTAAAAAAATGGTAACAGTCAGCTGGGTTTAAGGCACCATAAACcacatttaaaattttgtaGAAAACAAAACTCAGCAAGCTCTACAATTTCAATAATGATTCCTTGAgattatataaacaaaaatcaGTCTAAAGGTTACTGCTACTGCTTTTCTATCATCTCTGCATGAGCTCTACAATccaattataattatttttgtcCTTGATGCCCCTGGCATGGCTTAACAAACCTGAGGTTCATTTACCTtacctcttgttcctgcccTGTTATGCAGTCCCAGCTGCCTCCTGTTTGCCGAATCATTAGTCTTGTATGTCCTTCCCAGTACTGTGCTCCCCAGATCTGTCATTAATATTGCATTCTCATGTCgcctgtgctttacccctctcTGTTTGGCTCCCTAGTGATTCTGTTCATTTGctgtttctcctttttttaTATTAAGGTCCCTTTCATTTGCAATTCAAGTGTGTTCCTGCGTCCTTCTTCCCACCCCACACGACATATGGCACCTTTAATAAGGAACcccgttttctttaataaatgcTCTAAAAGGAGGTGTCAAGAACTGTTCCTTCTCTTATAAAGAAGGTCCTATTACTCTGCATTTAGAATAATCTCTCAGCTCTGTCTTCCATTGTGCAAGCTCATAACATATCTTTAATTTTTTAGTTCTGCCATCCTCCTTTTTGATATAATTGCCATATTAAATCTGTACAACAATAATGCATGAGACGTGAATGTAAAGCATGCTCCGCTGGAGAGCTTTAATTCTCAAGTCATCCATTGTTAGGAACTGATTGGATACCATTttatttctcatttgtagaACATAAAAAGCACTTTTGATTTGACATTACATGATGGATAGTGGTccaaaaatgtttctttttaattcAGGAATGGAATAAAATAAGTTATGTTGCCAACATTTTAAGTGAAGATTAAGATAGGTCTCATACTTAATTTTACTGTTATTCAGTGTAATAAGTAAATATAAATCTCACCATGAGAAGGGCTGTATTTGGCAACAAAATAACGTAGCTGTACCATCACAACAGATGTACCCATGCAGTCATGCTTTTGCCAGAACCAGCACAATGGCAACAGACACTGTCGAACTGAAAATCTTGGCAGGTTCTCCTGCCAGGAAAGTAATTCTTGGATGTTTGTGGAGATGtgaaaatgttataaaaaaaTTAACCAAGTAACAAAGTTTCTTTTAGCTATATGGTTAAAAAGTAAACAGGAAATAAATCTTATCTTAGTTGATCCTTTGGTAAGATTTCCATTAGGTAATATACTATGGTTAGACAAGTTAGGTTTACAGCT
This genomic stretch from Brienomyrus brachyistius isolate T26 chromosome 6, BBRACH_0.4, whole genome shotgun sequence harbors:
- the LOC125745334 gene encoding V-set and transmembrane domain-containing protein 2-like protein isoform X2, yielding MGSFGVIIGILHYMGLYVQFSVSSRQGGHGGEIENRISGNAFFTEVPHDITAQSGEDVEMACSFRGAGSPSYSLEIQWWYIRNYKDWTDNQVWNTNQVVPQEQISKDATKISVVKVAGSNISHKLRLSNVKPADEGGAGTFCCSAPPSTAHGPLRHPENTGHPASAHYPQRSPATEEAL
- the LOC125745334 gene encoding V-set and transmembrane domain-containing protein 2-like protein isoform X1, whose amino-acid sequence is MGSFGVIIGILHYMGLYVQFSVSSRQGGHGGEIENRISGNAFFTEVPHDITAQSGEDVEMACSFRGAGSPSYSLEIQWWYIRNYKDWTDNQVWNTNQVVPQEQISKDATKISVVKVAGSNISHKLRLSNVKPADEGTYECRVIDFSDGSSSHHRVRAYLQVEPEHSAVLHHHQQPMVHSGIQKTLDTQPAHITHKGARQLKKHSEENPTGCSDGCVL